The following proteins come from a genomic window of Gimesia chilikensis:
- a CDS encoding arylsulfatase, which translates to MLRALLQRNWGLIPCGLLVFLIFGFSQGMAAEGKQPNVILLLTDDQGYGDVGFHGNAQIRTPHMDELARQGMELTRFYCSPVCAPTRASLMTGRYYYRSGVVHTSRGGAKMYGEETTLAELLQGAGYATGIFGKWHLGDNYPMRPQDQGFAESLVHRSGGIGQAPDKPNSYFDPWLWKNGQREQGKGYCTDLFFDAALEFMDRQAQAGKPFFVYLPTNAPHTPLEIADSYWKPYQEQGLDETTARVYGMVENLDENLGRLMAHLDQTKLKENTILIFLGDNGPQQKRYTAGLRGRKSWVYEGGIRVPFVATWPGHIPAGTQSAQIAAHIDLLPTLLDMTGTPKPKSLKLDGIDLTGLLTGKVKTLPERKLFFQVHRGLTPQRYQNCAVVTQRYKLVGYPGTFGEENLMRDAEPVLELYDLTSDPGEMKNLISTQPDIAAGLRKDYERWFADVKQSRNFQPGLIVINSGKENPTTLCRYQDGTFMQGTSEGWMVQVETPGRYEVEIQRGADTKPGKLTVNWQGKRSHEFLSADQASARFELQSGTGMLDIWFQEEGADRVYPGDNSTRGDVILKRLD; encoded by the coding sequence ATGCTGCGAGCACTGTTACAGAGAAACTGGGGACTGATTCCGTGTGGGCTGTTGGTTTTCCTGATCTTTGGGTTCTCACAGGGGATGGCAGCAGAGGGGAAACAGCCAAATGTGATTCTGTTGCTGACCGATGACCAGGGCTACGGAGACGTCGGCTTTCATGGCAACGCGCAGATCCGCACCCCGCACATGGACGAACTGGCTCGGCAGGGAATGGAGCTGACACGTTTCTACTGCAGTCCGGTTTGTGCACCGACCCGGGCCAGTCTGATGACTGGACGTTATTACTATCGATCGGGAGTTGTACACACCTCACGCGGCGGTGCGAAGATGTACGGCGAGGAGACTACGCTGGCCGAGCTGCTGCAGGGAGCAGGCTACGCGACGGGCATCTTCGGTAAATGGCATCTGGGTGACAATTATCCGATGCGGCCGCAGGATCAGGGATTTGCGGAGTCGCTGGTGCATCGGAGTGGTGGCATTGGTCAGGCTCCCGATAAACCTAACAGTTATTTTGATCCCTGGTTGTGGAAGAACGGTCAGCGAGAGCAGGGCAAGGGCTATTGCACAGATCTGTTCTTTGACGCTGCCCTGGAGTTTATGGATCGACAGGCCCAGGCGGGGAAACCATTCTTTGTCTATCTGCCGACCAATGCCCCGCACACGCCTCTGGAAATAGCGGACTCCTATTGGAAGCCTTATCAAGAGCAGGGACTGGATGAAACGACGGCCCGCGTGTATGGGATGGTGGAAAACCTGGATGAAAACCTGGGACGTCTGATGGCGCATCTGGATCAGACCAAACTGAAGGAGAACACGATCCTGATCTTTCTGGGAGACAATGGTCCTCAGCAGAAACGTTATACCGCGGGGCTGAGAGGGCGGAAGTCGTGGGTTTATGAAGGGGGAATCCGCGTGCCGTTTGTGGCGACCTGGCCCGGACACATTCCCGCGGGGACACAGAGTGCCCAGATCGCGGCACACATCGATCTTCTGCCGACATTGCTCGACATGACGGGGACCCCAAAACCGAAATCATTAAAACTGGATGGCATCGATCTGACTGGCCTGCTGACGGGGAAAGTCAAGACACTGCCCGAACGGAAGCTGTTCTTCCAGGTGCATCGTGGATTGACCCCGCAGCGTTATCAAAACTGCGCCGTAGTGACACAACGGTACAAACTGGTAGGGTATCCCGGCACCTTCGGAGAAGAAAACCTGATGCGCGATGCCGAGCCGGTACTGGAGCTGTACGATCTGACCAGCGATCCCGGGGAGATGAAGAATCTGATCTCCACACAGCCCGACATCGCCGCTGGTTTACGCAAGGACTATGAACGCTGGTTTGCGGATGTGAAACAGTCCCGCAATTTTCAACCGGGCCTGATTGTGATCAACAGCGGCAAAGAGAACCCGACCACGTTGTGTCGGTACCAGGATGGAACCTTCATGCAAGGAACGTCAGAGGGCTGGATGGTTCAGGTAGAGACTCCCGGACGCTATGAGGTGGAAATTCAGCGGGGCGCTGATACCAAACCGGGCAAATTGACTGTCAACTGGCAGGGGAAGCGATCGCACGAATTTCTGTCAGCAGATCAGGCCTCGGCCCGTTTCGAACTGCAGTCGGGAACCGGCATGCTGGATATCTGGTTTCAGGAAGAGGGAGCCGATCGTGTCTATCCCGGCGACAACAGTACGCGGGGTGATGTGATTCTCAAACGGCTGGATTGA